In Streptomyces sp. NBC_00414, a single window of DNA contains:
- a CDS encoding AfsR/SARP family transcriptional regulator has protein sequence MKQQLRFSVLGPLRAWRGGVEIELGPPQQRSVLAVLLLAEGAQVSVGGLTDAVWGPRAPASASGILRGYVHRLRRVLDPEADVAASVIRSLGDGYQLRTVGELDLVLFRELCTRAERSRAQGAPESAVTYLREALSLWQGSVLAGVPGEYAQGQRQRLDELWLTARGDCLRAELDLGSHVTAVAELAELVAEYPLDERFRGLLMLALYRSGRQAAALDSYHRAQRLLADELGVDPGPALQTLYQQILRADPELLAPSVSATPTPTPTATPPPAPAAPTSSTTPAQLPSGLPAFVGRDAELAEMARLSSGGTVVVSAIAGMAGVGKTTFAVHWSRQVAARFPDGQLYLNLRGFDPVGQPVAPEHALRTLLGSLGEDLRGLPQDLDALAARYRTLISDKRMLVLLDNARDAAQVRPLLPGTSSCLAVVTSRNRLTGLVAIDGAHPIHLDVLTPAEARALLARRLGSARVAAEADAVDEIIDRCARLPLALAITAARAVTRPAFSLASIAAELGDSAAVLDALQDHDDTAADARAVFSWSYDALTPEAARLFRLLAVHPGPDITVPAAASLSARAVCDTRRLLAELVQAHLLDEITPGRYASHDLLRTYAGELTGTTDSPDWKHTARHRMLDHYLHTAHQGTALTSLARTLIPLAPVAEGVQAEDLAADKTRAMAWFTAEESVLLAVFKQAAAHTYDAYTWQLAWAVSNHLHLRGLWQEAEEMHLTALRAARRLDDRTAQARVLHGVVTATWGQGRHAEARAHAEYAVELFSQTNDLRARAEGHFMLAWAAEGQGDTEIALAAAEQALEFHRACGDFGDADARAQMAIASALNAVGWCLKQLGHLDKALDHCQQALALCLAVGDTTLAAHTWDSIGHTHHGLEQYAEAATAFRSALDLYQQQGELPWFKGGTLMRLGDTCLSAGDPDGARAVWIESLAIMEHLGHADAETLRTRLKGLDQQDAS, from the coding sequence TTGAAGCAGCAGTTGCGGTTCTCGGTGTTAGGCCCGCTCAGGGCATGGCGTGGTGGGGTCGAGATCGAGCTGGGACCGCCTCAGCAGCGGTCCGTGCTGGCCGTGTTGCTGTTGGCGGAGGGTGCCCAGGTGTCCGTGGGCGGGCTGACCGACGCGGTGTGGGGACCACGCGCGCCGGCGTCCGCGTCCGGGATCCTCCGCGGCTATGTCCACCGTCTCCGCAGAGTCCTGGATCCGGAGGCCGATGTCGCGGCGTCGGTGATCCGCTCCCTGGGGGACGGTTACCAGCTGCGCACGGTCGGGGAACTGGATCTGGTTCTCTTCCGGGAACTGTGTACCCGGGCCGAGCGGTCGCGTGCGCAGGGAGCGCCCGAGAGCGCTGTGACATATCTGCGGGAGGCTCTGAGTCTGTGGCAGGGGTCGGTGCTCGCGGGTGTGCCGGGTGAGTACGCGCAAGGTCAGCGGCAGCGACTCGACGAGCTGTGGCTGACCGCGCGGGGGGACTGCCTGAGGGCCGAGCTCGATCTGGGTTCGCACGTGACGGCCGTCGCGGAGCTGGCGGAGCTGGTCGCCGAGTATCCGCTGGACGAGCGGTTCCGAGGGCTGCTGATGCTGGCCCTGTACCGGTCGGGGCGGCAGGCGGCGGCGCTCGACTCCTACCACAGGGCGCAGCGCCTGCTGGCGGACGAATTGGGCGTGGACCCAGGTCCGGCGTTGCAGACCCTGTACCAACAGATCCTCCGCGCCGACCCGGAACTTCTCGCTCCGTCGGTATCGGCCACCCCTACGCCCACCCCCACGGCCACCCCGCCTCCCGCTCCTGCCGCGCCCACGAGTTCCACCACTCCGGCGCAACTACCGTCCGGACTCCCGGCTTTCGTGGGCCGAGACGCGGAGCTGGCCGAGATGGCGCGGTTGTCGTCCGGCGGGACGGTGGTGGTGAGCGCGATCGCGGGTATGGCGGGCGTCGGCAAGACCACGTTCGCCGTGCATTGGTCCCGGCAGGTCGCCGCCCGATTCCCCGACGGCCAGCTCTATCTGAACCTGCGTGGGTTCGACCCGGTCGGCCAGCCCGTGGCACCAGAGCACGCCCTGCGGACCCTGCTCGGCTCGCTGGGGGAGGACCTGCGAGGGCTGCCGCAGGACCTTGACGCCCTCGCGGCCAGGTACCGTACCCTCATATCCGACAAGCGCATGCTGGTCCTGCTCGACAATGCCCGTGATGCCGCCCAGGTACGCCCCTTGCTGCCCGGAACGTCCAGCTGCCTGGCCGTCGTCACCAGCCGCAACCGGCTCACCGGACTCGTTGCGATCGACGGCGCCCACCCCATCCACTTGGATGTGCTCACCCCCGCCGAAGCGCGCGCCCTGCTAGCCCGCCGCCTCGGGTCGGCCCGTGTGGCGGCCGAGGCGGACGCCGTCGACGAGATCATCGACAGATGTGCCCGTCTTCCGCTCGCCCTGGCCATCACCGCCGCCCGCGCCGTGACCCGCCCTGCTTTCTCCCTCGCCTCCATAGCGGCCGAACTGGGCGACAGCGCCGCAGTCCTCGACGCCCTCCAGGACCATGACGACACAGCCGCCGACGCGCGCGCCGTCTTCTCCTGGTCCTATGACGCACTCACCCCCGAGGCCGCCCGCCTGTTCCGTCTCCTTGCCGTGCACCCCGGCCCGGACATCACCGTTCCCGCAGCCGCCAGCCTCAGCGCCCGTGCCGTCTGCGACACCCGCCGGCTCCTCGCGGAACTCGTCCAGGCCCACCTGCTCGACGAGATCACCCCAGGTCGCTATGCCTCCCACGACCTGCTGCGCACCTACGCGGGTGAACTCACCGGGACCACCGACTCACCGGACTGGAAGCACACCGCCCGTCACCGCATGCTCGACCACTACCTCCACACCGCTCACCAGGGAACGGCACTGACCAGCCTCGCGCGCACACTCATCCCGCTGGCTCCGGTGGCCGAGGGCGTACAGGCCGAGGACCTCGCCGCGGACAAGACCAGGGCGATGGCCTGGTTCACCGCCGAGGAGTCGGTACTTCTCGCCGTGTTCAAGCAGGCCGCCGCCCACACGTACGACGCCTACACCTGGCAGCTCGCCTGGGCCGTCTCCAACCACCTTCACCTGCGTGGCCTGTGGCAGGAAGCGGAGGAGATGCACCTCACCGCGCTACGGGCGGCGCGCCGACTCGACGACCGTACCGCCCAAGCACGTGTCCTCCACGGGGTGGTCACAGCGACGTGGGGGCAGGGACGCCACGCGGAGGCACGGGCCCATGCCGAGTACGCCGTCGAACTGTTCTCGCAGACGAACGACCTGAGGGCTCGTGCGGAGGGCCATTTCATGCTGGCCTGGGCGGCGGAGGGCCAGGGCGATACGGAGATCGCTCTGGCTGCCGCAGAACAGGCCCTTGAGTTCCACCGTGCGTGCGGCGACTTCGGCGATGCCGATGCGCGCGCTCAGATGGCGATAGCCTCCGCACTCAATGCCGTCGGCTGGTGCCTCAAACAGCTCGGGCACCTGGACAAGGCCCTCGACCACTGTCAGCAGGCGCTGGCTCTGTGCCTTGCGGTGGGAGACACGACCCTGGCGGCGCACACCTGGGACAGCATCGGACACACCCACCACGGTCTGGAACAGTACGCCGAAGCCGCCACCGCCTTCCGTAGCGCGCTCGACCTCTACCAGCAGCAGGGCGAGCTTCCCTGGTTCAAGGGCGGCACCCTGATGCGTCTCGGGGACACCTGTCTGAGCGCCGGCGATCCCGATGGTGCCCGCGCAGTCTGGATCGAGAGCCTGGCCATCATGGAACACCTTGGCCATGCCGACGCCGAGACCCTACGCACCAGACTGAAGGGGCTGGACCAGCAGGACGCTTCGTGA